The window GCTGCGGTGAAGGGCCGGGACACGGCGGTGGTCGTGGTCGGCTCCAACCCGTCGATCAACGGCCGCGAGGCCCACGACCGCACCGACATGGGCCTCGCCCCCGCACAGGAGGCCCTGGTCAGGGCGGTGCGCAAGGCGAACCCGAACACGGTCGTGATCGTCGAGAACAGCTACCCGACGACCCTCGGCGCCCTCCAGAAGGAGGTCCCGGCCCTGCTGTGGACATCCCACGCGGGCCAGGAGACGGGCAGCGCGCTGGCGGACGTCCTCTACGGCGACGTCAACCCGGCGGGCCGCCTCACCCAGACCTGGTACCGCTCGACGGCCGACCTCCCGTCGATCCTCGACTACGACATCATCAAGTCCGACCGCACCTACCAGTACTTCAAGGGCGCCCCGCTCTACCCCTTCGGCCACGGCCTCTCGTACACGACGTTCCGCTACGGCACGCTGAAGCAGGTCACCGGCGGCTACGAGGTGAAGGTCACCAACACCGGCACCCGGGCAGGCGACGAGGTCGTCCAGCTCTACACCCACCAGCGGACCTCCCGCGACAAGCAGCCACTCAAGCAGCTGAAGGCGTTCGAGCGGGTGTCCCTGAAGCCGGGCGAGACCCGCACGGTCCACCTGAAGCTGACCCCGGACGACCTGGCCCACTGGGACGTCACCCGCTCCAAGTGGGTGACGGAGACCGGCACTTACGACGTCATGGCCGGCGCCTCCTCGACGGACATCCGCACCCGGACGACCTGGCGGGTCAAGGGCGAGACCATCCCCGCCCGCGACCTCACCCGCACCACCCGTGCCGAGAACTTCGACGACTACGACGGCATCCGCCTGGTCGACGAGTCGAAGGCGCGCGGTACGGCGGTGTCGGCGTCGGCGGACGGCGCCTGGCTGAAGTTCGCGGACGTACAACTGGGCGCGGGCGCCGATGAGTTGACGGCAAGCCTGGCCGGAGCGTCCGGCCCGGTCGAGGTCCGGCTCGGCTCCCCGACCGGCCCCCTCGCCGGTACGGCCCACTTCGCCGGGACCTCGTCGCCCTACACCTACGAGACGGTCACGGCGAAGCTGTCGGGCGCGGCGAAGGGCCGTACGGACGTCTATCTGGTCCTCGGTGAGGGCATGCGCCTGTCGACGTTCAGCCTGCGCTGAGCCCCCAGGCCTGCCCGAGCTGATACGCGGCACACAGATTCACATCGAGGAAGTAGGCACCGGCCGTCCCGCACTGCCCGGGGTCGACGGGCTGGCCGTGTCCCATGCCGGTGATGCTGTACGTCTCGACGGCGGTGTTCCCCGCCGGGTCCCGGAAGACCTGGTGGGGATACCCGGCGACGGAGTCACTGACGTCGGCCGTCCGGTCGGCGCCGTGGACGTCGGTCCACTGCTCCACCAGGTCGGTCATGTTGACGGGCTTGACGGTGTAGTCGGCGGTGCCCTGGAGGACGGTCAGCGCGGGCCAGGGCCCGCCGTACCCGGGGCGCGCGGCCCGCACCCGGTCGCCCCACTGGTCCGGGGTCTGCGTCGCGCCGACGTACATGCACACGTACGGCGACCCGGCGGCCTGCGCGCATCCGTAGGGCAGCCCGGCGACGATGCCGCCCGCCGTGAACTTCTCCGGGTACGTCGCCATCAGCACCGCGGTCATGCCGCCCCCGGCGGACAGCCCGGTGACATACACCCGCGAGCCGCCGACATCCGCGATCTGCCGGTCCACCATCTGCGCGAGCGAGGCGGCCTCGCCCTGGCCGCGCTGGATGTCGCCGGTCTGGAACCAGCTGAAGCAGTTCGACGCGTTGTTGCCGCTCTGCTGCTGCGGCAGGACGACGGAGAAGCCCCAGCGGTCGGCGAGCTGGGTCCACCCGCTGCCGGTGCCGTACCCGGAGGCGTTCTGAGTGCACCCGTGCATCGCGACGACGACGGGCCGCCCGGCGGGGAGGCCGTCGGGGACGTACCGGAACATGCGCAGCGCGCCGGGGTTGGTGCCGAACCCGGTGACCTCCTGGAGGGAGGCGGCGGACGCGGGGGACGGGGTGAGGAGGACGGCCAGGAGGGCCGTCAGGACGGCAAGCAGGGTCGCGGCTCTGGTCTGTGTCATGCGGAGGGACCGTAAAAGCGTCAACGACCCTCCGATATAGGGCGGGACACCACAACGGAGGCGTCCACCGTGGGGTGTCAAGACGCCGGTGTCTCGGTCCCGCGGTAGGTCTCGTCCTTCGTCCACGCACCGACGCCGAGCTTCCCCGTCGTCCCGAGGTCGAGCTCCGGTATCACCATCACGGGGTCGGCGCCCGGCTTCGCCCATACGCGGACGTACGGCGCGTTCACCGGCTCGCCGGCGCCGGTGGTGTTCCGCCAGGCGAGGGAGGCCCGCGCGACTTCGCCCGGCCGTAGTACCAGGGGCCGCGGGGTGTCGTCACCGAGGCCGGTACTGATCTCCGCGGTGCCCTGGAGGATCCGCACCCCGTCGACGGTCTCGTGGTCCTCGTCGTGCAGCTCGACCTCCGGATAGCCGTTGATCTCGACGGGCCGGCTGCCGCAGTTGACCAGGTGCAGTCCCACGGCCCGCAGTCCCAGCGCGGCGTCCCCCTGGTCCGCGTACACGTGCATCCCGGACGCCGGGCACGGACCCGAAGCGGACGACGCCTCGTCGTCGGGGACGCTGCGCACCTTGACGACCGTCACGCCTGCCACATCAGCCGAAGGCGACTCCCCCATGGCGACGGTCCCCTTGGCGGTCTTTCCCGCCCCGACCGACTCGACAATCTGTTCCCTGTTGTCGAGCACACCGCCGGAGCCGTCGAGAAACCCGAGGGTGACGGTGTAAGTCGCCGCTTCGGTCCCGTCGTTGGTGACCTCGAAGTCGGCGGAGAATTCGGCCCCGCATCCGTACAGCCCGGTGACCTTCACATCGCTCTCGGCCGGATCACCGGAGGACGGAAGAGGCAACGGTGTACCCGTGGGACACAGCGTTCCGGAAGCGACCGGACCACCGTCGCTCCCGGCCCCGCCCTCCTCGGCGCCGCACGCGGCGAGCAGCAGGACACCGGCGAGAACGACGGGAACAACACGGCGGGCGGTAGGCATCGGCCCAGACTGTCACAGACCCCATGCGCCCCATGACAAAGGCCCCGCCGCTCGAAAGCGACGGGGCCTTTGCCCACATGGGGTTACCCCCGGAGGGGTTGGTGGAGATGGCGGGAATCGAACCCGCGTCCAACGGTGCGGAATCAGGGCTTCTCCGTGTGCAGTCTGGTACGAGTTTCTCGGCCCTCCGGATCACCCAGACAAGTCCGGAACGGGCCCAGTCACTGTTAGATTTCCCTCTTCACCCCGTGACCGGGATCAAGGTTTAGTTCCCTAGCTGATGCCAGGATCCGGGTCGGGAACAGCCCCGGGCTGACACTTCGCAAGTCGCTACTTAGGCAGCGAGGGCGAAGGAATCGCGCTTGGTGTTGGCGATTATTTTTTGCGACATATGGTTTACGAGATCATTGCCGCTTCCTCGACACGCTTCCCCTGCTTCGACAGCCGCTGTCGAAACCGATCATCCCCATGTTGCTGTGTTTAATTAAGAAACAGCTCAATCTGCACACCGGTACGTCGTCCGGTGTTGGTGCCATCGTACGTGACCAACGCACACCGATGCCACCGTATTCCTACTGGCCCCGCTCCCTCCGCTTCGCAGCCGCGATCGCCCGGTCCGACTCCCGCCGGTCCTGCTTCTCCCGCAGCGTCTGGCGCTTGTCGTACTCCTTCTTGCCTCGCGCGAGCGCGATCTCGGCCTTCGCGCGGCCGTCCTTGAAGTACAGGGCGAGGGGCACGATGGTGTGACCCGTCTCCTGGGACTTCGCCTCCAGCTTGTCGATCTCCTCGCGGTGCAGGAGAAGCTTGCGCTTGCGGCGCGCGGAGTGGTTGGTCCAGCTGCCCTGGTGATACTCCGGGATGTGGGCGTTGTGCAGCCAGGCCTCGCCCCGGTCGATCTGGACGAAGCCGTCGGTCAGCGACGTCCGGCCCTCGCGCAGCGACTTGACCTCGGTGCCCATGAGCACCAGGCCCGCCTCAAAGGTGTCGACAATCGCGTAGTCGTGCCGCGCCTTCTTGTTCTGCGCGACGATCTTGCGCTTGCCGCCCTTCTCGCCGTCCTTGGCCTTGGCGGCCGTCCCGCCCTGCTTGGGCTGGGACTCCTTCGGTACGTACATTCCCTTACTCATAGTGCCGTCCATTTTCGCACTACGGAGGGGGTCCGCGGGAAGCGGTTTACTCGGGGCCCAATCCGGTGAGCACGGTCTCGGCCCGCTCCAGGGCCTTCGCATCGGCCTCCAGGTCGGGCGTGAGGCCATGGCCGTCGACCCCGCGCCCCGACGGAGTGCGGTAATGCCCGACCGTCAGCTCGGCGACGGAGCCGTCGGGCAGCCTGCTCGGCATCTGCACCGAGCCCTTGCCGAAGGTGCGGGAGCCCACCACGACCGCCCGGCCGCGGTCCTGCAGGGCGCCGGTGACCAGCTCGGCCGCGCTCATCGTGCCGCCGTCGACGA of the Streptomyces sp. NBC_00287 genome contains:
- a CDS encoding extracellular catalytic domain type 1 short-chain-length polyhydroxyalkanoate depolymerase translates to MTQTRAATLLAVLTALLAVLLTPSPASAASLQEVTGFGTNPGALRMFRYVPDGLPAGRPVVVAMHGCTQNASGYGTGSGWTQLADRWGFSVVLPQQQSGNNASNCFSWFQTGDIQRGQGEAASLAQMVDRQIADVGGSRVYVTGLSAGGGMTAVLMATYPEKFTAGGIVAGLPYGCAQAAGSPYVCMYVGATQTPDQWGDRVRAARPGYGGPWPALTVLQGTADYTVKPVNMTDLVEQWTDVHGADRTADVSDSVAGYPHQVFRDPAGNTAVETYSITGMGHGQPVDPGQCGTAGAYFLDVNLCAAYQLGQAWGLSAG
- a CDS encoding DUF4232 domain-containing protein yields the protein MPTARRVVPVVLAGVLLLAACGAEEGGAGSDGGPVASGTLCPTGTPLPLPSSGDPAESDVKVTGLYGCGAEFSADFEVTNDGTEAATYTVTLGFLDGSGGVLDNREQIVESVGAGKTAKGTVAMGESPSADVAGVTVVKVRSVPDDEASSASGPCPASGMHVYADQGDAALGLRAVGLHLVNCGSRPVEINGYPEVELHDEDHETVDGVRILQGTAEISTGLGDDTPRPLVLRPGEVARASLAWRNTTGAGEPVNAPYVRVWAKPGADPVMVIPELDLGTTGKLGVGAWTKDETYRGTETPAS
- the smpB gene encoding SsrA-binding protein SmpB, with translation MYVPKESQPKQGGTAAKAKDGEKGGKRKIVAQNKKARHDYAIVDTFEAGLVLMGTEVKSLREGRTSLTDGFVQIDRGEAWLHNAHIPEYHQGSWTNHSARRKRKLLLHREEIDKLEAKSQETGHTIVPLALYFKDGRAKAEIALARGKKEYDKRQTLREKQDRRESDRAIAAAKRRERGQ